ACCCCACCCTCCCACATACAATGCATGTGTCAGTAACTGGCAGTTCTGCTTCAGGACAATACGAATCACAAGTTTGCATTTTCACAAGTCTCCCCTcacacctccctctccccccgccccccccctaAAAATTGCTCGCAGGGTTTTGAGGATCTTGGCTCCAGAGATTTGGACATTCACAGTTTCAGTCTCATGTCAGTGTCCCTGTCTCCCTAGTTCTGTCATCAATACTGGGCTCTTCCCCgcaccccccttttttttttcttttctgaatgcaGGTTCTAAAAAAGATCTGGAAATGATCTAGAACATTGTCACCAGACctcatctccctccctccccaattAAACAAGAGACCAATTTCCCCAcatccctcccccccagccccccaaaccaaTACACCAgtaaatagcaaaagaaaaaaaaaaaaaaaaaaagaactacaCACATGCTACGCCGTAAAAATGCAGAGTTAACACTATTGGGAAGAAGGCTGTGGGTTGCTGAGATGGTCTTTGAAGAATAAGCAGTATCCATCTGCactccctttccccagcccaCCCATCACCAGTGATAGTCCTTCATGGAAGGGgctttgcttcctctcccccaAGCTGCAAAATAGACAGCCTTGAAACAAACACCCCAATTCCCCCCCGCAACACCCCCGGTAtccccctgcccttccctcccccccaaatcGAGCCGGGCTGGTTTGAATCTGTACACAGCATGAAGCTGCATAAAGCAGTtgagcagctgcagggcacagaAACCATACTGGTCTCTTCAAAGGGCATCTTCTCCAGCCACCTCTACGCTCCCAACCGAGCAGAGCTGCGTTCTCTCCCTCTTGCTCAAACCCACAGTTCAGATCTTTATACAAAGGCTGGCCAGAGCGGGTGCCAGGGGTTAGTTCTTGTCCTCTTTCTTGTCATCGTCCTCTGAGGGGTAGGAATGCCATGTCAACCTCTCCTCATAGAACGAGATGACCACCTGGGGGCACTTGATGTTGGCTTCCTTGGCAGGGACCAGGTCGGCCTCGTCAGAGTTCTTCCTACAGGCCAGAGCAGAAGTGCAAGTtagggggctgcagaggggaggtGGAAGAAGTGGAGACCGGAGAAAAATCAAGAAGCGGCAGGTAAACGGAGACCCCGAGCTGCTCGGGAGATCCAAGCGACCCCTTTCCAAGTGGCTCtggagcagggagaagcagcacgTGAGCCCAGGAAAAATACAGGCATGAGTTCAGCTCTGGGTttttggggatggggagagaagcCGAATCAAAGCTGCggccctgtccccagccactCGGTACTTCTGAGACGGTGCAGAAGCGAACGGCTCCCACGCCTATGCCTGACTGGTTTAGCTCCCACCTGCGCCAGCGACAAGCCCTGTGTCACTACAGCCGAAGGGGACGCGGTCATCGTCACGGCTCTCCTCTGGGTGCAGCCTTCCGAAACTGCAGCCCGTGCCATGATACCAtgcccctctctctccccaagCTCGCGCCTGCTGCGGGGGGACACCTTAAGAGCCACACAATCCCAAGGGCCCTACCTGCTCGTTTCACATCCACGTTAGCCTCAGCGCAGAGGGTCACCTCAGGCAGCAGCGCCATCGCGAGAGATTTCATGCCAGGTAGCAGGGACTCCCCAGGCGCAGGTCCTTCCCTCTCTGGCACAGAATAAGTGAAGAAGTGACAGACACAAAGACACACTCACCACTTCATCAGGAACATGAGCTCCCCGCTGGAATCCGTGGCACCAATGATTCGCTCTGGCTCAAATCCCCGGGCAAAGCCTCGCGGTTTCTCCGACTGAAAAGAGACAAGTTTCCACTTGTAGCATCGCAGGGTGACAGCCACAGCCCTGTTTCTGGTCACTGGGACACACCGGTGGCTGTTCAGAAAGGCTCTGCGTATGAGATGCTCAGACTGTAACGACTGAGGCCAGCGGGGAACTGAGAAGACCACTCTGGTGACAGCCCACTGCACTGAGGTGACCCGGGACAGCACAGCGCAGTGCCCCACTCATGCTGCAAGCAGAGGACCCCATTTCCAAGGCCCTGATGGTCAAACTCTTGTGCTGGCCAAgattcagcagctcctgggatGAAAACCAGACTGCAGAGTCTTTATTGGCAGCTATGAGCACCCCGAGCAGGAGGCTCTCTGCTCCACCTCATTCCCCCTCTTGAAGGGGCAACAGGCAAGCCCTGCCTCCTGTTTCACCCCTTGTGTGGTTCTTCAGGAAAAGCTGGGGCTCCACACCCTTTTGGTTCAAGAACTGGCCTTTCAATTTAGTGCTAGAACTGGTTCTGGATTGACAAAGAGGCCTGGCTTAGACAACAGCTCATGCCTCCTTCTGAAAGCtacagcttttcagaagcaCTTCAGCTGTGTCTCATTGAAGTGCAACATTTTCCCCTCCGTGCAGGAGAACAGTTTGACTGAGGTTTTGGAGCGTGGCTGCTCTAGCTGCTAGACACCGTGCCAAACACAGGGGTAGGGAGGTGAGCACAGAAACCCCACCCTGCCtcacctcctccttcttcttctttggTTTGCTCTCCTCCCCTTTATCCTCTGTGTCAGACTCCGCTTTGCGTTTGCTTCCCTCAGACTTCTCGCTCTCATGTGCAGTTTTCTGGGACTGAAGGAACTCTGCAATGAGGTCTGGGCAGTCGAGGTTCTCCTCTGGCTCCCATGTGTTATCTTCACTGCAATCAAAGACAATAGCTGAGTTTTACATACGGGCAGCTTgctgcagctttccctgccaAGAAAAGTCCTGGACACCAGGTCACGCGGAGATGCTGAGAGAAGCAGCGGTCTGGATGCGGGTGTCCTCACCCCATGAAACGGGACCCTGCCCTGATCCAGGCAGGGATGCCAGAGGGCAGGGCAGTTATTTCCTTTCTCAGGAGAGAAATGCAATTCATTTTATCCAGCTGCTTGTTTCAAGCTAGGTTAAAGGGCGGGAAGCCCCACCAGGGCACTGCACAGCCTGTTTGCAAGACAGAAACGGGACTTTCTCACCTAGGCTGTGCTCTCATCGCCCTGATTAGAGCTCGAGGCATTTAGCACCGCTGTTTTTATCATTACGGCTGCCCTTGGCCTGTTAGCTCCATTTTACAGACAAGGAGAGGCGCAGGGAGACTGAGCCACCTGCCTGGAGAGGCTTCGGGAGCcaaaggcagaagagatgctCGCATCGGAGTagcccagcacccaccccacagcagcaggcagggaggcactTACTCCGAGAAGCCTTTCCACTTCAGCAGGTATTCCACTTTGCCCTTTACCACTCGCCGATCCAGGACCTTCTCCACCAcat
The DNA window shown above is from Ciconia boyciana chromosome 22, ASM3463844v1, whole genome shotgun sequence and carries:
- the CBX1 gene encoding chromobox protein homolog 1, whose product is MGKKQNKKKVEEVLEEEEEEYVVEKVLDRRVVKGKVEYLLKWKGFSDEDNTWEPEENLDCPDLIAEFLQSQKTAHESEKSEGSKRKAESDTEDKGEESKPKKKKEESEKPRGFARGFEPERIIGATDSSGELMFLMKWKNSDEADLVPAKEANIKCPQVVISFYEERLTWHSYPSEDDDKKEDKN